The nucleotide sequence CTCAGCGGTGAGGGCCGCATCCACCGGGTACTCGCGCTCGTCCAGGTGCGTGACGGGCGCCGCCTGGCGGACGCTCGACACCAGCCAGAGGGCGTCGGCGGCGGTCACGTCGTCAAGGGTCAGGGGAGCGAACTCCGTCCGCAGACCGCGGCTCTCGAAGAAGTCGAAGACGGCCGCCTGCGTGGTCCCGGCGAGGATGCCCTGGTCGGTGTTCGGCGTGCGGACGACGCCGTCGGTGAGGGTCACGACGTTCGAGGTGGGGCCCTCGAGTGCGTAGCCGTCGCTGCTGACGAAGAGCACGTCATCGGCCCCGCGGCGGACCGCCTCGCGCTGCGCGGCGCGGTTGATCGCGTACGACAGCGTCTTCGCGCCGGCGAGCAGCCAGGGCGACGTCTCGGCGACGTCGTGGCGGTACCCGCGATCGAGGGTGACCACCCGGATGCCGAGGCGGGCCCGCGAGAAGTCCTCGCCCAGATCCACGAACAGCCAGCCGCTCGGGACGCCAGAGCCCTCGATCCCGCGGCTGTAGATGAGCTTGGCGTAGAGCTCCGCATCCCGGTCGCCGTTGCGGGTCAGGTAGTCGGCGACGCCAGCGCGCACGGCCTCCCGCCAGACGTCGAGCGCCGGGGCCGGGAGGTCGAGCAGCGCGGCGGAGTGCGCCAGTCGCGCGAGGTGCGGTTCGAGCGCCTGCGGGTGGCCGTCGATGACGGCGATCGTCTCGAAGACGCCGTCGCCGCGGGTGACCGACAGATCGGTGACGCGCACCTGCGGCGCGTCGAAGTCGGACACCACGAACCCGGGATCGCCGGCCTCCGGGGTCCCGGTCGGCGTGGTGATGGTGAGGAGTGTCGCGCGCGTCATGCCCCCATTCTGCCCCGCGCCTCCTTCCCCGCGTCCGTCCCTCCCGTAACGAGCCAAGAGCTCCTGAGTTTTTCCGCTTTCGCGCGGTGATTCGTGCGAAAAACTCAGGAGCTGTTCGGTTGGGGAGGGGTCAGTGGGTTTCGTGGATGCGGAAGGCGTCGTCGTGGGCGAGCGGGAGGTCGGAGACGGCGACGTTCGAGACGGATGCGCCCGGCGGCCCGGTGCGCAGCCAGTCGAGCATCCCGTCGACCTGCTCCGGCGTGCCCTCGATCTCGGCCTCGACCGTTCCGTCGAGGCGGTTGCGCGCCCATCCGGTCACGCCGAGGCGCTGCGCGGCCTCCCGCGCACCCCAGCGGAACCCGACGCCCTGCACGCCCCCGGACACGATCGCTCTCTTGCGGATCACAGCCCCATTCTGCCCCTGCTTCAATGGAAGGATGAGCGCACCCGCCGTCCCGGCCGCCGAACGCATCCCCGACCTCCGGTCCGACCTCATCCGCGCCGGCCTCACGGTCGACGCGCTGACCGACCTCTGGGGCGAGGAGGCGGCGGATGCCCTGCACCGCGGGCAGCGCGTCCCGGCGGAGCGGGCGCTGCGACGCCGCGGCCCCTCGGCGCTGGCAACGCTCGCCCGCCTGTTCGTGCTCGGCCGGCCGGTCCCGCGCGACGAGGTCGCCGAAGCCCTCCCCGAGCTCGGGATCGACGGTGCGCTCGGCCTCGAACTCGTCACCGTCGAGGGCGATACGGTCGCTTCGGCGGTCGACCTCCGCCCGTACGGCTTCGTGGATGCGGCGGGCCCTGCCGAGTGGTGGATCGTCTCCGACCTCGGCGAGCTCGCCCTCGGCCACGCACTGCCCGAGGACCATGTGCTCGGCGTCGGCGGCGCATCCCTCACCCTCAGCGGACTGATGCTGCAGACCCCCGTCGACAGCGCGCTCGACCTCGGGACGGGATGCGGCATCCAGGCGATGCACGCCGCACGCCACGCCCGCCGGGTCGTCGCGACCGACATCTCGCCGCGCGCCCTCCGCCTGGCGGCCCTGAACCTCGCGCTCAACGAGATCGACGGCGTCGAGCTGCGGCTCGGGAGCATGTTCGAGCCGGTCGCCGGCGAGCGTTTCGACCACATCGTGTCCAATCCGCCGTTCGTCATCACGCCGCGGGTGGAGGGTGTTCCCGCGTACGAGTACCGCGACGGCGGCATGGTCGGCGACGGCCTGGTGGCCTCCTTCGTGAGCCGATGCGGCGAGCACCTGCAGCCCGGCGGGGTCGCGCAGCTGCTCGGCAACTGGGAGTACCGCGGCCCCGGCGACGGTCTCCAGCGTGTGCGCGACTGGGTGGACGCGTCCCCCGTCCCGCTCGACGCCTGGGTCATCGAGCGCGACGTCGAGGACGCGGTGCGTTACTCGGAGACGTGGATCCGCGACGGCGGCACCCGCCCGGGCACCCCGGAGTTCGAGCGGCTGCTCGGCGCGTGGCTCGACGACTTCGAGGCCCGCGAGGTGCGCTCGGTCGGGTTCGGGTACCTGCTGCTCCGTCGGTCGGCGGGCGTGCCGACGCTGCGCCGGTTCGAGAGGCTGCACGGTTCGCTCGGCGCCAACGAGGCAGGGCTCGGCGTGCACCTGGGCGAGGCGCTGGCAGCGCATGATCTGCAGGCCGCACTGACGGACGATGAGCTCGGCCGCTTGCGACCGGTGGTCGCCGGCGACGTGACGGAGGAGCGGCACCTGTGGCCGGGCGCCGACGCGCCGACGGCGATCCTGCTCCGGCAGGGTGGAGGGTTCGGGCGGACGGTGTCGGCCGACACCGGACTCGCGGCGCTGGTCGGCGCGTGCGACGGCGAGCTGTCCGTCGCGGCGATCGTTGCGGCGCTGGCGCAGCTGCTGGAGGTCGACGACGACGCGCTGCTCGCTGACCTCCTGCCCGCCGTGCGGGGCATGCTCGTCGACGGCTTCCTGCGCGCCTGACGCGCTGGCGCCTCCCCGGGGCGGCATCCCGGGGTCGCAACACGCCGTTATGGGGCGCGCATAACGGCGAGTTGCGCCCCGTGGAACGTCAGCTGCGTTCGACCGGCACCAGCGTGACGTCGGCGATCCGCCCGTCCGCGACGTCCAGCGTCAGGTAGGTGCAGACCGGCTGCCGTCGCCGATCCGTCGGCGAGCCGGGGTTGAGGAGGCGGAGCCCGCGCGGCGACACCGTGTCCCACGGGATGTGCGAGTGCCCGAACACCAGCACGTCCGCATCCGGGTGGTCGCGTTCCGCCCGCATTTCGCGGCCGGTCGCCGGGCCGGTCTCGTGCACGACCGTGAACCGCAGCCCGCCCAGCTCCACGTGCGCGACCTCCGGCAGTCGCCGCCGCAGCTCGGGTCCGTCGTTGTTGCCCCAGACGCCGACGAGCCGCCGTGCGCGCTGCTCCAGCAGGTCGAGCGTCGCCGCATCCACCCAGTCCCCGGCATGGATGACGACATCGGCCACATCCACCGCCGCCAGCACCTGGGCGGGCAGGGCGCGAGCGCGTTTCGGGACGTGCGTGTCGGAGATCAGGAGCAGCTTCACGATGGCACACAGTACGCAAACCGCCGGGACGGGGCTAGTTTCGCGCTATGGATCCGTGCAACACGGAACGGCTGTGGCGGGCCGCTCACCCCGGGACGAGGGTCACCTTCCCGTCTCCCGTGTCATCGAAGGTTGCCGCGGTTGCCACCCCCAGTGCCACCCCGACGACGATTGACAGACTGAGCAGGACGATCGCGGTGGTGAGCATCGCCACCGAACGCGGCCGCTGGCGGGCCAATCGCACCACGGCCCAGACCAGGAGGACGACTGCGACGACGAGAGCGGGCCACACGATCGGGGCCAGAAGACCCACCACTACGGAAGCGACCAGCAGCCGCCGGTCGGTCACGAGAGAGTGGGTTCGGGTGACAGGGGGTGTGGTCATGGCTAGATGTTCTTCAGGCTCGCGCTGGTGAGCCTGGTGCCCTTGTAGACGAGCTGCTGCTGCTTGTTGGCGGTGAAGAAGGATCCCTTGAAGGCAAGCGACATGGTGTACTTGACCGTGCATGCGCCCTGACCGCCGGAGACGTAGTTGCTTTGGCTGGTCCCGATGTTCCAGACCCCGGCCGCCCCGGTGAACCAGCCCGTGCACTCCAGGTTCCGGGTGACGTTGGTCGACGTCGCCTCGAAGACGTAGCGCATGGTGAACGTGCCAGTCGTGATCCCGAACAGGCTCGCGTTCACCGGGTAGGTTGCCGTGTACCGAGGCGCGGTCGCGGACGCCAGGATGTGGAGCCCGCGGGCGGAATTGCGTGCCAGCGCCGGTTGTGCAGAGGTTCCGGTTCCCGAGGTCAGCGTCGGCGCACCGGCGTCGAATACCATCACAGACAGCGGATTCTCCTCTATCGCGTCCGCGACCCGCTCCTGCTCGGCTGGCGGCAGGTCATCGAACCGCTCGGTCAGCGCAGCATCGGTCTTGGCGTCGACTCGGAGGCTGTCGAGAAACTCCTCGAACACCGCCTCAGCCGAGTCGGGTGCCTCCTCCGCATGAGCCGCGGTGATTCCGGTCCCCAGGATCAGGCCCAGCGCAACGCCGCTTGCCGTCACCATCTTCGTCAGTCGGTTCATCTGAATCTGCAATTTCCGTTCGTCTGTGAACGCGCGATCCTCGTGTCCCTCACCCGACGTTCGGAAGGGGCGGTGCGGTTCGCGACCGTACAGGGAGCGACCCCGTTACCCAGGAAGACGACGCATCGCTCGGATCGTGACGCCACGTGCGCCGAGGGGAGGGTGATGACGCCCGGAGGCCGCGTGAGGCCGCACTAGGACACGGAGGCGCGAAACCTCACGATGGCACACAGTACGCAAACCGCCGGGACGGGGCTAGTTTCGCGCTATGGATCTACGCAACCTCGGAAACAGCGGAACGATCGTGTCGGAGTTCGCCCTCGGCACGATGACCTTCGGAGCGGAGGCGGACGAGCAGACCTCGCACGCCATCCTGGAGCGCTACCTCGACGCGGGCGGCAACTTCATCGACACGGCGGACGTGTACACGACAGGCGCCTCGGAGTCGATCATCGGCCGGTGGCTGGCCCGCAACCCGGGTCGCCGCGACGGGGTGGTGATCGCGACGAAGGGCCGGTTCCCGATGGGCGGCGGCCCCAACGACCTCGGCCTCTCGCGCACCCACCTCCGCACCGCGCTCGACGCCTCCCTGCGGCGGCTCGGCGTCGACCACATCGACCTGTACCAGATGCACGCGTGGGATGCGCTGACGCCGATCGAGGAGACCCTGCGGTTCCTCGACGACGCCGTCACCGCGGGCAAGATCTCGTACTACGGCTTCTCGAACTACCTCGGCTGGCAGCTGACGAAGGCGGCGCAGGTCGCCCGCGCGAACGGGTGGGCCGCGCCGGTCACCCTGCAGCCGCAGTACAGCCTGATCGTGCGGGGCATCGAGCACGAGGTGGTGCCGGCTGCTCTGGATGCGAACATCGGCCTCCTGCCGTGGTCGCCGCTCGCGGGCGGCTGGCTGAGCGGCAAGTACCGTCGTGACGAGCCGCCGACGGGCGCGACGCGCCTCGGCGAGAACCCGACCCGCGGCATGGAGGCGTGGGAGGCCCGCAACGCCGACCCGCGGACGTGGGAGATCATCGACGCGGTGGATGCGGTCGCGAGCGAGACCGGAGCATCCGCCTCGCAGGTGTCGCTGGCCTGGCTGAGCGATCGCCCGGCGGTCACATCCGTCATCCTCGGCGCCCGGACGGTCGAGCAGCTGGAGGACAACCTCGGCGCGGCCGACCTGGAGCTGACCGACGAGCAGCGGGCACGCCTCGACGAGGCGAGCACGCCGCGCACCGACATCTACCCGTACGGCGAGCAGGCGATCCAGCAGCGTCACCGGAAGCGCGAGGGCGGCCGCTGACCCGGGTCGCGGCGTCCGCCGACCCTAGCGGCGGAGGCCGTCGAGCTCCAGGAGGAGGTCGCGGGCGGCGGCGCTGACCGCCGCCTGCGGCGCACGCAGACCGACCACGACATCCGCGGTGCCGCCGCCGGCCGCCGCCATGCGCAGCACCGCCATCCGCAGTTCGACCGTCCCGCCCGGGATGCGGTGGCCGCTGAGCGAGATGACGGTGGAGGCGAACGTGAGCGACGTCCACTCGTCGTCGGCGGCCGTGGTGTCGTCGGCGATGCCGGCGAGCCATGCCGCCAAGTCCCTCGCCTCGTCGTCGGTCAGGCAGGCGTCGGTCAGCGTCCAGCGCCGGGCGCCGTCCTCCACGACCGCGTCGACGACCACGCGGTCGCTCGCCGAGTCGTAGGCGGCCGGCCGTAGCTCGACGCTGCGGTCGCCGCCCTCGTCCTGCAGTCTCACGATGCGCTCGGCACCACCGTCAGCACGCGCTCGATGTACTCGAAGAACGCGTTCATGAAGCCGCGGAGGAACTCCTCCGTCCCCGGATCGGTGACGGTGCCGTCCTCCTCGATGAGGCCGGGGCGCATCCAGATGTAGGCCTCCGGTGCGTTCATCTGCGGCGCCTGGAGGAAGCTGAGGACGCTGCGCAGCTGCTGCTGTGCGACGGCCGTCCCGATCTGTCCGGGCGACGCCCCGATGACGGCGGTCGCCTTGCGCGCGATGACGTTCTCGCCGTAGGGGCGGCTGGCCCAGTCGATCGCGTTCTTCAGCGCGCCCGGGATGGACCGGTTGTACTCCGGCGTGATGAAGAGGAGCGCATCCTGCTGGGCGATGAGCGCCTTGAACTCGCGGGCGACCGGCGGGAAGTCGCCGTCGAAGTCGCGGTTGTAGAGGGGCAGCTCGCCGATGGGGATCTCGGTGAACACGAGGTCGGACGGAGCCAGCCGGAGCAGGGCGCGGGAGAGCGTGCGGTTGACGGAGCTCGTGGACAGGCTGCCCACGAAGTAGCCGACTTTGTACGGAGGTTGGAGTTCGTTGATCGTCGCCATGTCCGCCATGCTGCTCCCCGCGGTCGGCGGAGTGAAGCCCCCTTATGCGTCGGTCTCGCGTCGCCGGGGCGAGGAATAGGGCATCTTCCCGATGTCTGCGGGGGGCCTTAGCGAGAAGTCTGAGACTCACGAAGAAGAGGGGATCGGATCATGATGATCGAGGAGTTCGTGGACTTCCGGGTACGGGCCGGCGAGACGGCGCGCGAGGAGCGGCAGCGCGAGCAGGCGCGCCGCGCCGACGAGCGGGGCCGGTGGCTGCGGTCGGAGCGCCGGGGGCGCACGAGTGCACGGTCGGCGGCCGTCAGCTCGGCTGCGGTCGTGCCGGTGCCGGCACCCGCCGCGGAGGGCCTGAGCGAGGAGCGCAGGGAGCTGGCCGACGTCGCCCGCTGAGGGCGGCGCCGGGCGGCTGTCTGCCGTCCGCAGACCCACCTTCGCGGTGGCCACGGATGTCGGTGGTCGGTGGCACGATGATGTCATGCGAGCACCGGCGTCGAGCCCCACATTGATCGGACGGGAGTCCGATCTGGTGGCGCTGCGCGACGCGCTCCGCGATGCTCAGGAGGGGGAGCCGCAGGCCGTCGTGATCGGCGGCGAGGCGGGCATCGGCAAGACCCGGCTGCTGGAGGAGTTCCTGTCGGCCCAGGAGTCGACGGCCACCGTGCTGCTCGGCCGTTGCGTCGATCTGGGCGACGACGCCGCGCCGTACGCGCCGTTCGCCGCGGTGCTCCGCCGCCTCATCCAGACGGTCGGGCTGGAGCGTGTGCTCGACGCGACGGGCTCAGGGGCCGGGGTGCTGTCGGCTCTGCTGCCCGAACTCGCCGACGAGTCGGCGGTGCCTCCGCGCACCGGCGCCGAGCGGCTCTACGAGCTCGTGACGGTGCTGCTGGAGAAGATCTCCGGCGATCGGCCCGTCATCCTGGCGATCGAAGACGTGCAGTGGGCCGACCGCTCGACGCTCGAGCTGCTCCGGTTCATCGTGCGGATGGCCGAGGGAGGGCGTCTCCTGGTCGTCCTCACCTACCGCAGCGACGAGGTGCCGCGCGGCCACGTCCTGCGGTCATGGCTGCCGGAGCTGGAGCGCACCCGGCGCGTGACGCGCTGGGAGCTCTCCCGCCTGGGCCCGGAGCAGGTCGCCGAGCTGGTGGCGGAGCTCCTCGGGCGCGTGCCCGACGATCCCTCCCTCGCCCGGGTCACGGAGCTGAGCGAAGGCGTGCCGTTCTTCGTCGAGGAGCTGGTGTGCATCGACGGCCTGCAGTCCGGCGACGACCTCCCCGAGACCCTGCGCGAGCTGGTGCTCGCCCGGTTCGAGAGGCTGAGCGACCCGGCGCAGCGCCTGCTGCGCGTGCTGGCGGCGGGCGGTGTCTGCGTCACGCACGAACTGCTCGCGGCCGTCTTCGAGGGCACACCCGACGAGCTGGATGCGGGAGCCCGCGAGGCCGTCGTCGCCAACCTGCTGTCCGCCGACTCCACGGAGTACGCGTTCCGTCACGCGCTGGTCCGCGAGGCCATCCACGCCGACCTGCTACCGGGGGAGCGCACGCGCTTCCACGCCCGGTACGCCGAGGCGCTCGAGCAGAGCCCGCAGCGGTCCGCGGTGCAGCTCTCGTCGCACTGGCTCGCGGCGCACGATGTGCGGCGCGCCTTCCTCGCCTCGCTGGAGGCGATGGAGGAGGCCAAGCGCTCCTACGCGTACGCCACCACCGCGGCCATGGGCGACCGTGTGCTCGAGCTCTGGGATCGCATCCCGGACGCCGAGACCCTGAGCGGGCGCGACCGCGCGTCGGTGATCGCTCGCACGGCATCCGCCCTCCGCAACGCCGGCAACAACGAGCGGGCGCTGGCGCTGGTGGAATCCGCGCTGGCCGAAGCCGACGACCTGGCGCCGTCCCGGCGGGCACGGCTGCTGCGCGACAAGGGCCAGTACCTTGCGAACCTCAACCGCCCGGGCAGCGCCGAGCTCCTGGAGGAGGCGCTCGCCCTCGTGCCGCCGGAGGCGGTATCGCCGGGCGACCCCCTGCGGCCGCATCTGCTGACGGAGCTCGCGGCGCAGCGGATGCTCGCCGGGCTCTTCGACATCGCGATCGAGACGGCACGTGCCGCGATCGCGGAGGCCGAGGCGGCCGCGCCCTCGATGCGTTCCGTCGCCCACAACATCCTCGCGGCGTCGCTCGTCGAGTGCGGTCGCATCGACGAGGGGTTCGCCGAGTTCGAGATCGCCGGACGCCTCGCGGTCGGTGACGCGGGGGCAACGCTGCGCTATGCCGTCAACGCGTCGGACGCCCTGAACTCGGTCGGCCAGTACGCCGAGGCGGTCCGGTTGGCGGAGTCCGGGGTCGCGCAGGCGCGCGAGCGCGGAGTCGAGCGCACCTCCGGAGTCTGGCTCGCGGCCAACACGGCCGAGCCGCTGATCGCGCTCGGACAGTACGAGCGGGCGGAGGAGATGCTGCGCATCGCCCTCGGGTTCGACGACCGCACGGGCGTGACCGCCCAGCTGCAGCGAGCGCGTCTCTGGGTGTGGCACGGCGAGCCGCAGCGGGCGGAGGCGCTGCTCCGGCGGTTGCGGACACCCCTCCGCGCACTCGCCGAGCTGGAGCAGCAGACCCGGCTGTCGCTGGCGCGCGTGTCCGCCGAGGTGGCGATCGCGCTGGGCGACTACGACCGCGCGTGGGCCGAGACGCGGGGGATCGGCTCGCTGCCGTTCCGCTCGCTACCGGGGTACGACCTGCCGGTGCTGGCGTCCGCGTCGCGAGCGCTCGCCGAGCTCGCAGTCCGCGGCGACGGCATCCCTGGCTCGACTGCCGGTGCGGCCGGCGACGACGGCGGTGCGCTGGATGTCCTGGCAGAGGCCGCGCGCCTGGAGGCCACCCTCGACCGCCTGCGTTCCTGGCCGACGGCGACGGCGTGGGCACCGCTGGTCGAGGCCGAACTCGCGACCGCGCGCGCCGCGGTCTCGGATACCGCGGACCGCGCCGGGCGGTACGCCGACGCCCTCGCTGCCTGGGAACGCGCGATCGTCGCCGCGGATCACGCGGTGGCGCCCGCTCACCTGCGGCCGTACGCTCTGCTGCGCGGCGCACGTGTCGCCCTCGCCGCCGGGGAGCGTTCGCGGGCCGACGCGCTCGTCGCCGAGGGTCGTCAGGCGGCGGCCGGTTACGGCATCCCACTCCTCGTCCACGTCGCCGACGCTCTCGGCGAGCACCCCGCCGGTCGTCCCGCCGCGGTCGCGACTGCGCACGGCCAGCCGCTGACCGAGCGCGAGGAACAGGTACTCGCCCTCATCGAGCAGGGCCTCAGCAACAAACAGATCGGCGAACGCCTCTACATCAGCGCCAAGACTGCGAGCGTGCACGTGTCGAGCATCCTGCGCAAGACCGGAGCGTCCAGCCGCACGGAGGCCGTCTATCTGGCCTCGAAGCCGTTGCCCTGAGCGGGTGCCCTGCGCAGTTGCCTGAGGCCGCTGCCGCGGGCGGCTTGCCGCCGACCGATCAGCTCTCGACGGCGACCGCGCACCGGATGCACAGCTCGGCGGTCGGCCGCGCCCGCAGGCGGTCCACGCCGATCGGCTGCCCGCAGCGTGCGCACACGCCGTAGGTGCCCATCCGCAGCCGCTCGAGCGCCGCATCCACCGCGACGATGTCGTGTGCGGCATCCGACCGCAACGCCTGCAACCGGCTCCACTCCGACGACAGCGTCGGGCCCTCCGGATCGTGCTCGTCGTCGGCGGTCGACTCCGACCGGGACGCCAGCAGCACGCCCAGCGACTCCGCCATGCGCTGCGACTCGGCGAGGTCGCCGCGCCGCCGCTCGCGCAGCAGTGCGCCCAGCTCGTTCCGCTCCTCGGCGGTGAGGACGTCCTCGTCCGACACCAGCCGCAATTCGGCGGTCACCGGCTCGTCGGCCCGTGCCCGCTCATCCATCTGCGCATCCTGCACCAGCGCACCCCTTCCGATCCCCCGATCGTGCTTCTGACCGAGTCAGGGTACGCCTGCTCGATCGATTCCGTCTCCGCGACGCGCGTAGGCTCAGCGGGTGCCCTCCTTCCGCGTGATCGTCGCCGTCGGCCGTCTTCGCCCGGGAGTGGACCCGCGCTCCGTGGAACCGACGGCCGCAGACGCCGCCCGCGAGCTCGCCGTCGTCGAGGCGTCGAGCGTGGATGTCGTGGCCGGCGAGGCGCGCATCACCGTCCGGTTCACCGAGGACTCCGCGCAGTCCGCCCTCCGGGTGGCCGAGCACACCGTCGCCGGCCTCCGCTCGGTCGCGGAGACCGGTCCGTGGCGGCTCACCGAACGCGTCGGAGGCCGCTGGTTCCGTCGGGCCTGAGCCTGACCGCCGGTGCGCCGGTCAGGCTGCGGCCGGCAGTGACTCCTCGATCAGCCCGAGGATGGCCGGGTCGTCCGGCTCGGTCTGCGGGCGGAAGCGGTGCACGGCGCCGTCGGGCGTGATCACGAACTTCTCGAAGTTCCACTTCACCCGCCCGGCCTTGCCCTCCGCATCGGGCGACTTGGTCAGCTCCTGGTACAGCGGGTGGGCGTTGCGCCCGTTCAGCCGCACCTTCTCCATCATCGGGAACGTGACGCCCCAGGTGGTGGAGCAGTACTCCTTGATGGCGTCGGTGGAGCTCAGCTCCTGGAGGAACTGGTTGCTCGGGAACCCGACGACGGTGAACCCGCGGTCGCCGTAGGTCTCCTGCAGCTTCTCGAGCTTCTCGTACTGCGGAGCGAGCCCGCAGCGAGAGGCGACGTTGACGACGAGGACGACTTTCCCGGCGAATGCCGCGAGGGAGGTCTGCTCGCCGTCGATGGTGTGGAAGGGGATGTCCATCACGGTCATGATCGCAGCGTATGGCCCGTGCCTTCGAACCTGCTCTGAGTCTGCGATTCGGCGCGCCGCATCCGGCGCCACCGCATCCTCAGCACTCGATGACGTTGACCGCCAGGCCGCCCTCGCTGGTCTCCTTATACTTGGTCGACATGTCGAGACCGGTCTGTCGCATGGTCTCGATCACGGTGTCGAGCGACACGAGGTGCGAACCGTCGCCGTGCAGGGCGAGGCGGGCGGCCGACACGGCCGTCGAGGAGGCGATCGCATTGCGCTCGATGCACGGGATCTGGACCAGGCCGCCGACCGGGTCGCACGTGAGGCCGAGGTGGTGCTCCATCGCGATCTCGGCCGCGTTCTCCACCTGGCGTGGGGTTCCGCCGAGCACCGCGCACAGAGCGCCGGCCGCCATGGCGCACGCCGATCCGACTTCCGCTTGGCAGCCTCCCTCGGCTCCCGAGATGGAGGCGTTGGCCTTGAACAGCGAGCCGATCGCCGTCGCGGTGAGCAGGTACTGCCGGATGCCCTCGGCGGAGGCGCCGGGCACGAACCGCAGGTAGTAGTGGGCGACGGCCGGGACGATGCCGGCCGCGCCGTTCGTCGGCGCGGTGACCACCCGGCCGCCGGACGCGTTCTCCTCGTTCACCGCGAGCGCGAACGCATGAAGCCACTCGAGAGCGGTGGCGCGGCCCGGGTCGTCCTGGACCGACTCCAGGTGCTGTCGCATCTTCGCGGCGCGGCGCCAGACGCCGAGGCCGCCGGGCAGCGTCCCGTCGCCGGAGAGCCCGCGGGCGACGCACTCGGCCATGGCCTCCCAGATGAGGTCGAGGCGTTCGCGCGTCGCGTCCTCCCCGTGCAGTGCGACCTCGTTGCGGCGGGCGACCTCGCAGATCGGGATCGACTCCCGGTCGCAGATCGCGATCAGCTCCTCGGCGGTGTCGTACGGGAGCGGATGCGCCTTGCGTGCCGCGAGCTCGGCCTCCTCGCCGTCGCGGCGGATGAATCCGCCGCCGATGGAGTAGTAGGTCTCTTCGAGCAGGGGGAGCGGTGACCGCTCTCCGTTCTCGTCGCGGCCCCAGGCTCGCAGGGTCAGGGCGTTGGGGTGGCCGGGTAGGCGCGTGCGCGGTTCGAAGGCGATGTCGTCCTTCGACAGCGGGATGCTGCGGCGGCCGGCGAGCTGGAGCGTCGCGCCGGGGGCGAGGTCCGCCCAGGCGCCGCGGACGTCTTCCGGGCGGCAGGTCTCGGGCTGCAGCCCGCGGAGTCCGGCGATGACGGCGTCCGGTGTCCCGTGGCCGATGCCGGTGGAGCCGAGCGAGCCGTAGAGAGCGCAGGTGACCTGGTCGACGCGGTCGAGCATCCCTGCGTCGTCGAGCCGCGAGGCGAACGCGGCGGCCGCTCGGAGGGGTCCGACGGTGTGCGAACTCGACGGGCCGATGCCGATCGAGAACAGGTCGAAGGCCGAGACGTACGCTGTCACTTCTCCAGTGTATGTCGCTGTCCGCGCGGCTTTCCCGCGTACCCGCGCGCATCCGCGCACGTATCGTGCGTACGCCCCCGCGTCACGATTTGCGCCAAATCGCGGTTTTCGGGCGGCGTTAACCGAGATTTGGCGCAAATCGCGGATTTCGGGCGGCCAGGGCGGCGGGGATGCGGAAGCGGCCGCCGCATCCCTCCGCAGGATGCGACGGCCGCCGTTCACGGGACCGGCTGGGCGATCAGGCCTTCCGCATGTAGGCGCGGACCGTCAGCGGGGCGAACACCGCGACGATCACAGCGGCGCCCGCGAGGGCGATCCAGCCGTCGGCGCCGAAGGTGCCGCTGTTGGCAAGGTCGCGCACCGCGGTGACCAGGTGCGACACCGGGTTGATGTTCACGAACCACTCCAGCCAGCTCGGGAGTGTGCTCGGCGACACGAAGG is from Leifsonia sp. 466MF and encodes:
- a CDS encoding acylphosphatase yields the protein MIRKRAIVSGGVQGVGFRWGAREAAQRLGVTGWARNRLDGTVEAEIEGTPEQVDGMLDWLRTGPPGASVSNVAVSDLPLAHDDAFRIHETH
- a CDS encoding DUF7059 domain-containing protein, with amino-acid sequence MSAPAVPAAERIPDLRSDLIRAGLTVDALTDLWGEEAADALHRGQRVPAERALRRRGPSALATLARLFVLGRPVPRDEVAEALPELGIDGALGLELVTVEGDTVASAVDLRPYGFVDAAGPAEWWIVSDLGELALGHALPEDHVLGVGGASLTLSGLMLQTPVDSALDLGTGCGIQAMHAARHARRVVATDISPRALRLAALNLALNEIDGVELRLGSMFEPVAGERFDHIVSNPPFVITPRVEGVPAYEYRDGGMVGDGLVASFVSRCGEHLQPGGVAQLLGNWEYRGPGDGLQRVRDWVDASPVPLDAWVIERDVEDAVRYSETWIRDGGTRPGTPEFERLLGAWLDDFEAREVRSVGFGYLLLRRSAGVPTLRRFERLHGSLGANEAGLGVHLGEALAAHDLQAALTDDELGRLRPVVAGDVTEERHLWPGADAPTAILLRQGGGFGRTVSADTGLAALVGACDGELSVAAIVAALAQLLEVDDDALLADLLPAVRGMLVDGFLRA
- a CDS encoding metallophosphoesterase family protein; the protein is MKLLLISDTHVPKRARALPAQVLAAVDVADVVIHAGDWVDAATLDLLEQRARRLVGVWGNNDGPELRRRLPEVAHVELGGLRFTVVHETGPATGREMRAERDHPDADVLVFGHSHIPWDTVSPRGLRLLNPGSPTDRRRQPVCTYLTLDVADGRIADVTLVPVERS
- a CDS encoding aminodeoxychorismate lyase encodes the protein MTRATLLTITTPTGTPEAGDPGFVVSDFDAPQVRVTDLSVTRGDGVFETIAVIDGHPQALEPHLARLAHSAALLDLPAPALDVWREAVRAGVADYLTRNGDRDAELYAKLIYSRGIEGSGVPSGWLFVDLGEDFSRARLGIRVVTLDRGYRHDVAETSPWLLAGAKTLSYAINRAAQREAVRRGADDVLFVSSDGYALEGPTSNVVTLTDGVVRTPNTDQGILAGTTQAAVFDFFESRGLRTEFAPLTLDDVTAADALWLVSSVRQAAPVTHLDEREYPVDAALTAELNAYLLARTE
- a CDS encoding NADPH-dependent FMN reductase, encoding MADMATINELQPPYKVGYFVGSLSTSSVNRTLSRALLRLAPSDLVFTEIPIGELPLYNRDFDGDFPPVAREFKALIAQQDALLFITPEYNRSIPGALKNAIDWASRPYGENVIARKATAVIGASPGQIGTAVAQQQLRSVLSFLQAPQMNAPEAYIWMRPGLIEEDGTVTDPGTEEFLRGFMNAFFEYIERVLTVVPSAS
- a CDS encoding aldo/keto reductase, whose amino-acid sequence is MDLRNLGNSGTIVSEFALGTMTFGAEADEQTSHAILERYLDAGGNFIDTADVYTTGASESIIGRWLARNPGRRDGVVIATKGRFPMGGGPNDLGLSRTHLRTALDASLRRLGVDHIDLYQMHAWDALTPIEETLRFLDDAVTAGKISYYGFSNYLGWQLTKAAQVARANGWAAPVTLQPQYSLIVRGIEHEVVPAALDANIGLLPWSPLAGGWLSGKYRRDEPPTGATRLGENPTRGMEAWEARNADPRTWEIIDAVDAVASETGASASQVSLAWLSDRPAVTSVILGARTVEQLEDNLGAADLELTDEQRARLDEASTPRTDIYPYGEQAIQQRHRKREGGR
- a CDS encoding WapI family immunity protein, giving the protein MRLQDEGGDRSVELRPAAYDSASDRVVVDAVVEDGARRWTLTDACLTDDEARDLAAWLAGIADDTTAADDEWTSLTFASTVISLSGHRIPGGTVELRMAVLRMAAAGGGTADVVVGLRAPQAAVSAAARDLLLELDGLRR